A single window of Zea mays cultivar B73 chromosome 10, Zm-B73-REFERENCE-NAM-5.0, whole genome shotgun sequence DNA harbors:
- the LOC100382503 gene encoding Protein RTF1 homolog — MSKSDLDDLLLQAAGRTGKNQSRPSNPRWNSGGSGSDGFDDDDDDDSDAAPTYSRKKPSSQVPLKKRHKPEKGGRRGGGGWNDEDDEDEDGRRSGGEDSDSAPSVGSDLYKDEDDKERLENMSELQRELILAERGTRLDDYKLKQRARASSSKTDKVGAPKDSSPPPPPSRMRSSTRTDKSGSAAKSALDELRAKQRMRQQAPEARRITDLLPHSGSSIRRRAGSPPSDGSNDGNNRGRMNDHGRIAGDGRDDEFDESPSRLDPLKFDDVKSITLRRSKLVKWFMEPFFDDLISGCFVRLGIGKTKNGTPSYRLCIVRNVDASDPDRNYKLENYSTCKYLNVVWDSEANAARWQMTQVSDSPPNEEEFKDWLQAAEKNGARIPTRQEVLDKKEAIQNAYNFVYSAATVQQMLQEKSAVRRPINIAAEKDRLRSELEMALSRRNEHEAERIRTKLKNLQNRAQPVSKDNKAAKLEAMNRKNRADNFKNASELKPVNTSLKAGEAGYDPFSRRWTRSRNYYASKPGGNNVEETANGSSSNVAPSNEDTKSKAQTGTAATTAAQVAAADAGKLIDTNAPVDLGTESNMLHTFELPISLSALQEFGGAKGLFDGYMARRQKIEATMGYKVPDNDGRRHALTLSVSDYKRRRGLL, encoded by the coding sequence ATGTCGAAGTCGGACCTGGATGATCTGCTTCTTCAGGCTGCCGGCCGGACGGGGAAGAACCAGTCCCGGCCGAGCAATCCGCGGTGGAACTCTGGGGGGAGCGGCTCCGACGGcttcgacgacgacgacgacgacgactctgaCGCCGCGCCGACCTACTCGAGGAAGAAGCCTTCGTCGCAGGTACCGCTCAAGAAGCGGCACAAGCCGGAGAAGGGCGGCCGGCGTGGCGGTGGTGGGTGGAAcgacgaggatgatgaggacgaggATGGGCGTCGGAGTGGCGGGGAGGACTCGGACAGCGCCCCTTCAGTGGGGAGTGACCTATACAAGGATGAAGACGACAAGGAGCGTCTGGAGAACATGTCTGAGTTGCAAAGGGAGTTGATCCTAGCTGAGCGGGGCACCCGCCTCGACGACTACAAGCTCAAGCAGCGGGCACGTGCGTCCTCCTCCAAGACGGACAAGGTGGGTGCGCCAAAGGATAGCAGCCCACCCCCACCGCCTAGCCGGATGCGGTCTTCTACCCGAACTGACAAGTCTGGGTCCGCCGCTAAGAGCGCGCTGGACGAGCTGCGGGCAAAGCAGCGGATGCGGCAACAAGCTCCGGAGGCACGCAGGATCACGGACCTACTCCCACATAGTGGCTCATCCATTAGGCGCAGGGCTGGGAGCCCACCAAGTGATGGGAGCAACGATGGCAATAACAGGGGGAGGATGAATGACCATGGGAGGATTGCTGGTGATGGCAGGGATGATGAATTTGATGAATCGCCGAGTAGGCTTGATCCACTCAAGTTTGATGATGTGAAGAGTATTACCCTCAGGAGGTCAAAACTGGTGAAATGGTTCATGGAGCCATTCTTTGATGATCTAATTTCTGGTTGTTTTGTGCGGCTAGGTATTGGTAAGACAAAGAATGGGACCCCCAGTTACAGGCTGTGCATAGTGAGGAACGTGGATGCAAGCGATCCAGATCGGAATTACAAACTGGAAAACTACTCGACATGCAAATATCTCAATGTTGTGTGGGATAGTGAGGCTAATGCTGCTCGGTGGCAGATGACTCAGGTATCGGACTCCCCACCCAACGAAGAAGAGTTCAAGGACTGGCTGCAAGCGGCAGAGAAGAATGGTGCACGCATACCGACTCGGCAGGAAGTCCTGGATAAGAAAGAAGCCATTCAGAATGCCTATAACTTTGTGTATTCAGCAGCAACTGTACAACAGATGCTGCAAGAGAAATCAGCTGTGAGACGACCTATCAATATTGCTGCTGAGAAGGATCGGTTGAGGAGTGAATTGGAGATGGCTCTTAGCCGTAGGAACGAACATGAAGCTGAGAGGATTCGTACGAAGCTGAAAAATCTGCAAAACAGGGCACAACCAGTGTCAAAAGATAATAAGGCTGCAAAGTTGGAGGCTATGAACCGGAAGAACCGCGCTGATAACTTCAAGAACGCTTCAGAACTGAAACCTGTAAATACATCTTTGAAGGCAGGAGAAGCTGGTTATGACCCTTTCTCGAGGAGGTGGACAAGGTCAAGAAATTATTATGCATCGAAGCCAGGAGGAAATAATGTTGAAGAAACTGCCAATGGGTCCAGTAGTAATGTAGCGCCTAGCAATGAAGATACAAAGAGCAAGGCTCAAACTGGTACAGCAGCCACAACAGCAGCTCAAGTGGCAGCAGCTGATGCCGGGAAGCTCATTGATACCAATGCACCAGTGGATCTGGGAACAGAATCAAATATGCTGCATACATTTGAGCTTCCTATATCATTGTCTGCTCTGCAAGAATTTGGTGGAGCCAAGGGCCTGTTTGATGGTTACATGGCAAGGAGGCAGAAGATAGAAGCTACAATGGGGTACAAAGTGCCTGACAACGATGGAAGGAGGCATGCTTTAACCCTGAGTGTGAGTGATTACAAAAGGCGACGGGGTCTCCTCTGA